The following coding sequences are from one Aeromicrobium duanguangcaii window:
- the cimA gene encoding citramalate synthase, whose protein sequence is MSTSFGKHDPADFHVYDTTLRDGAQQEGLNLSIQDKMAISQHLDALGVGYIEGGWPGSNPKDTEFFALAAKELDLKHATLAAFGSTRRAGAVAADDPQVAALRDSGASVVTVVAKSHDQHVLRALRTTLDENLAMVRDTVTHLRGEGQRVFLDCEHFFDGYRENRDYALEVVRVATEAGAEVAVLCDTNGGMLPHWVNEIVADVLSSTGARLGIHAHNDTGCAVANSIAAVQAGATHVQGCVNGYGERTGNADLVTCVANLEFKLGMSIMPDGVLADATRISHAISEITNYPPVARQPYTGVSAFAHKAGLHASAIRVDPDLYQHMDPALVGNDMRLLVSEMAGRATIELKGRELGFDLSGDNELLTRITDQVKKMEQDGYTFEAADASFELLLTEAVTGVRPAYFDVESWRVIAGSAGDGGAEAIVKVVAGGRRTAVVGEGNGPVNALDHALRQAIERIYPDVAQFHLIDFRVRILDQGHGTDAVTRVLIETTDGKSSWVTVGVGPNMIEASFEALVDALTYGLRLHGVDASPS, encoded by the coding sequence ATGAGCACGAGCTTCGGCAAGCACGACCCGGCGGACTTCCACGTCTACGACACGACGCTGCGTGACGGCGCCCAGCAGGAGGGCCTGAACCTGTCGATTCAAGACAAGATGGCCATCTCCCAGCACCTCGACGCGCTGGGTGTGGGTTACATCGAGGGCGGCTGGCCCGGCTCGAACCCCAAGGACACCGAGTTCTTCGCCCTCGCGGCCAAGGAGCTCGACCTGAAGCACGCGACCCTGGCCGCGTTCGGCTCGACCCGGCGCGCCGGCGCGGTGGCCGCCGACGATCCGCAGGTCGCCGCGCTGCGTGACTCGGGCGCCTCGGTCGTGACCGTCGTGGCCAAGAGCCACGACCAGCATGTGCTCCGCGCCCTGCGCACCACGCTGGACGAGAACCTCGCAATGGTCCGCGACACCGTGACGCACCTGCGCGGGGAGGGCCAGCGGGTCTTCCTGGACTGCGAGCACTTCTTCGACGGCTACCGCGAGAACCGCGACTACGCCCTCGAGGTCGTGCGCGTCGCGACCGAGGCCGGCGCCGAGGTCGCGGTGCTCTGCGACACGAACGGCGGGATGCTGCCGCACTGGGTGAACGAGATCGTCGCCGACGTCCTGTCCTCGACGGGCGCCCGCCTGGGCATCCACGCCCACAACGACACCGGGTGCGCCGTGGCGAACTCGATCGCCGCCGTCCAGGCGGGCGCGACCCACGTGCAGGGTTGCGTCAACGGCTACGGCGAACGCACCGGCAACGCCGACCTCGTCACCTGTGTCGCCAACCTGGAGTTCAAGCTCGGGATGAGCATCATGCCCGACGGCGTGCTGGCCGATGCCACGCGCATCTCGCACGCGATCAGCGAGATCACGAACTACCCGCCGGTGGCCCGCCAGCCGTACACGGGCGTGTCGGCGTTCGCGCACAAGGCCGGGCTGCACGCCAGTGCGATCCGCGTCGATCCGGACCTGTACCAGCACATGGATCCGGCGCTGGTCGGCAATGACATGCGGCTTCTCGTCTCGGAGATGGCCGGTCGCGCGACGATCGAGCTCAAGGGCCGTGAGCTCGGCTTCGACCTGTCGGGCGACAACGAGCTGCTGACCCGGATCACCGACCAGGTCAAGAAGATGGAGCAGGACGGCTACACGTTCGAGGCGGCCGACGCCTCGTTCGAGCTGCTGCTGACCGAGGCGGTCACGGGCGTGCGCCCGGCCTACTTCGACGTCGAGTCCTGGCGCGTGATCGCCGGCTCGGCGGGTGACGGTGGCGCCGAGGCGATCGTCAAGGTCGTCGCGGGTGGTCGCCGGACCGCCGTGGTGGGGGAGGGCAACGGCCCGGTCAACGCCCTCGACCACGCGCTGCGCCAGGCGATCGAGAGGATCTACCCGGATGTCGCCCAGTTCCACCTGATCGACTTCCGCGTCCGGATCCTCGACCAGGGGCACGGCACGGACGCCGTGACGCGCGTGCTGATCGAGACCACGGACGGCAAGAGCTCGTGGGTCACGGTCGGCGTGGGCCCGAACATGATCGAGGCCTCCTTCGAGGCGCTCGTGGACGCGCTGACCTACGGCCTGCGCCTGCACGGAGTGGACGCGTCACCGAGCTAG
- a CDS encoding YciI family protein: protein MPRFMGFVRMAEGVGTPPQELFEAMDAYIGNQVEKGVFLDGGGLYGTEDAVNYVVREGQVTRVDGPYAEAKEVVGGWAILQYDTVEEAAAEQQEFAELHAKYWPEVTVISTLRQISNGPDNPGD from the coding sequence ATGCCGCGTTTCATGGGATTCGTGCGGATGGCCGAGGGCGTGGGTACGCCGCCGCAGGAGCTGTTCGAGGCGATGGATGCCTACATCGGCAACCAGGTGGAGAAGGGCGTGTTCCTCGACGGGGGCGGGCTCTACGGGACGGAGGACGCGGTGAACTACGTGGTCCGTGAGGGCCAGGTCACCCGCGTCGACGGCCCCTACGCCGAGGCCAAGGAGGTCGTCGGTGGCTGGGCGATCCTGCAGTACGACACCGTCGAGGAGGCGGCGGCCGAGCAGCAGGAGTTCGCCGAGCTGCACGCGAAGTACTGGCCCGAGGTCACGGTCATCTCGACCCTGCGCCAGATCTCCAACGGTCCCGACAACCCGGGCGACTGA
- a CDS encoding RNA polymerase sigma factor has translation MSTASRPHEAIITTWRAESARLVGALTRLTGDIALAEDLAQDALVAALEHWPATGVPDEPGAWLLTTARRRAIDQFRRADVLRHKLRELARDGEEEVMPPIDHIEDDALRLMFLTCHPALTPESRAALTLRLVGGLTTGEIARGFLASEPAIGQRISRAKARLSAVRAEFDLPTGAEREARLDDVMAVVYLIFNEGYTATSGVDWMRPDLTHEAIRLARMLADLAPHEPEVLGLSSLVQLQASRIPARLDDSGAPVLLEEQDRSRWDTGLIRRGLADLARAEQLAAEGVPVGRYFLQASIAAQHARAARAQDTHWRRIAALYDVLAAAAPGPVVEVNRAVAHGRAFGAAAGLAVLDALDADALSGAPLVPSVRADLLERAGAHVEAEAAFMEAASLTRNASERGLLLGRAEEVRRTAARARRDRPS, from the coding sequence CTGAGTACCGCGTCGCGCCCGCACGAGGCGATCATCACGACGTGGCGGGCCGAGTCGGCCCGCCTCGTCGGAGCGCTCACGCGCCTGACCGGTGACATCGCGCTGGCAGAGGACCTCGCTCAGGACGCACTCGTGGCCGCTCTCGAGCACTGGCCTGCGACCGGCGTGCCGGACGAGCCGGGCGCGTGGCTCCTGACGACCGCCCGTCGGCGCGCCATCGACCAGTTCCGCCGCGCCGACGTGCTGCGTCACAAGCTCCGAGAGCTCGCCCGTGATGGCGAGGAGGAGGTCATGCCGCCGATCGACCACATCGAGGACGACGCGCTGCGCCTCATGTTCCTGACCTGCCATCCCGCTCTGACGCCCGAGTCCCGGGCGGCACTGACCCTGCGTCTGGTCGGCGGGCTCACGACGGGCGAGATCGCGCGCGGCTTCCTGGCGTCGGAGCCCGCCATCGGCCAGCGGATCTCACGGGCGAAGGCTAGGCTCTCGGCGGTCCGGGCGGAGTTCGACCTGCCCACCGGAGCCGAGCGCGAGGCACGCCTCGACGACGTCATGGCGGTCGTCTACCTGATCTTCAACGAGGGGTACACAGCCACGAGCGGCGTCGACTGGATGCGGCCGGACCTGACGCACGAGGCGATCCGTCTCGCCCGGATGCTGGCGGACCTCGCTCCCCACGAGCCGGAGGTGCTGGGACTGTCATCCCTCGTGCAGCTGCAGGCCTCGCGCATACCCGCCCGTCTCGACGACTCGGGCGCGCCGGTGCTGTTGGAGGAGCAGGACCGCTCGCGGTGGGACACGGGCTTGATCCGACGGGGCTTGGCCGACCTCGCGCGGGCCGAGCAGCTGGCGGCGGAGGGGGTCCCGGTGGGCCGTTACTTCCTGCAGGCATCGATCGCTGCCCAGCATGCGCGTGCCGCGCGGGCGCAGGACACGCACTGGCGGCGGATCGCTGCCCTGTACGACGTGCTGGCGGCGGCGGCACCGGGTCCGGTCGTCGAGGTGAACCGCGCCGTCGCGCACGGGCGCGCGTTCGGGGCCGCCGCGGGGCTGGCGGTGCTCGACGCGCTGGACGCCGACGCGCTGAGCGGAGCGCCACTCGTGCCGAGTGTGCGCGCCGACCTGTTGGAGCGAGCGGGCGCGCACGTCGAGGCGGAGGCGGCGTTCATGGAAGCCGCGTCCCTCACGCGGAACGCGAGCGAGCGGGGCCTGTTGCTCGGCCGGGCCGAGGAGGTCAGGCGAACAGCCGCTCGGGCTCGTCGAGATCGCCCTAGTTGA